The genomic interval ATTTAGCTTTAGAAGTTATTTCAAATATTTTATCTATATTTTCATCAGACATTATAAAATGACCCATATGATCTTTAATTCCAACAATCAAAGGTGCTGTAGTGTTTGTAATTCCATTTCTTGTCATCTTAGATGAAGCTATATCCTCTTCCAATTCACCTTTATATAGCTTTATCAATTCTTCTACCGATAGCATAGTAGATAAAACACTTCCAGCTCCTTGGTATAGCCCTATATTTATTGGCAAACCTCTATCTACCTCTGCCCCTAATAAAGCTGGTGCCATAAAAGTATTTCCTGCTCCTGGAGAAAGCCCCATAGTCACTCCGTTAGCTACTGCACCATAGATTGGATCTGTACTTACTTCAAATAAATCTCCTAGATGAAGATGCATATCCACCAATCCTGGCACAACCAACAAACCTTCACAGTCTATTACTAAATCTCCCTTTTCTACATAAATGTCCTTTCCTACTTCTACTATTTCATCTCCCAATATAGCTACATCCAATACTTCTTCTACTTGGTTTTTAGGATCTATTACCAATCCATTTTTCAAAATAACTCTTCCAGTCTTATTTAACTCTTTGTTAGGGTCTGATAAATTGCCATCTTTAACTGAAGCCAAAACATCCTTTAACATACCTACCTTTGTCCCATACATACAATTACCTCCTTGTTAATTTTCTACTTAATAGCATTTTACAACTAGTACAAATTATAGTCATTGTCTATAAGGTATAAAAAAGAAGACTATATACTAGTCTTCATGTACAATGAATATTGCCTGCTCATGTTCATTAATTTTAAGCAAAGCTCTATTTTAAATTTATCTTCCCTATTATTTAAATCTAAATTGACTATCGCACTAATCTTAGTAAATCTATATTTCATAGTATTATAATGAATAAACAAATCCTCTGCTGTTTTCTTTAGATTCCAATCATTCTTCACCAAACGCCCTAAAGTTTCCAAATATTCTCCATTATTTTCTCTATCATAATTCATTAGTTTCTCTAAATATTGACTACAAAAACTATTTGCCTCATCTTCTAGAGAAACATCATAAAGCATTTTATAAACTCCCAAATCAGAATAAACATGGGTATTGTCCTTATCATAAATAGTTCTACCTATTCTTACAGCTTTTTGAGCCTCTATAAAACTAATGTATATATCTATTACTGACTCCTTATAACTTCCTATACCTACAGTTGCTGTAAACTGGCTATTTTCTCTAACCTCTTTTCTTACTTCCTCTGATATCCTTTTAAGTTTTCTAAAAAAATCTTCCATAGAATTTACATCTGGCTCTATCAAAAACACTATACTGTCACTATAATTAGTATAAAAACATTTATAAAAACTTTTTTTCATTTTTTCTGCAATTAGACGGAATATATTGTCCCTTTTTTCTTCCAACCCCTTGGTTTTTTCTAAAGATATAAATCTATCTTTAAAATCATCTATATCTACAATCAGACAGACAAGACCCTTATCCATTTTCCAACCATATAGTGCTGCCCTATTGTTTGCCTCTTCAACAGTCTTTATATTATTTACTAATAAATCTTGAATAAACTCATCCCTATATTTTTGCTCTATTTGGTGATTAGAAATCTCCTTTTGTATATTTAGCTTGAGAACTGTGCTAGCATGTTCTATAGTTATCCTATCTAAATCTTCTAGAGAATTGTCGTCTTTACCTTCCTCAACTATTATATATCCATAAATAGAACTGCCAATTTGAACGGGATAATTATAATATTTATCTAGCACAGTTTTAAGTCCTAAATCTTCTATATCATCTTTGAATTTGTTCGATTTACTTCTTATATAGTTTCTATTAAAAACCAAATCCATAAAAGCTACATTTCTATCCAATATTCCATATAGAGTTTCCACTATATGACCAGTTCCTTTGCCTTCAATTACTATTTGAGTAAAAGATTTATGAATTTTTTCCGACATCATCAGTTTTTTAGCCTGAGCATTAACTATTTTTGAAAGTACAGGATTTATTACATCACTAAAGGCTAAATTAGTTGGTATATAGATAATAGGAAAATTCAAGCCATCCCCCGTTTCCTTTACCTCTTGAGGCAGTTTTTCAATAAATCTACCTATTTTAATTCCTAGGGCAGATGCCCCATTTTCATTTAATTTGATCACTAAATCCTTAAGTTCTAATGGATTATCTTTCATTATATATGCTGTTGTAATTAAAAATTCTCCTCCCTTCATCCAATTGTATATATCGGGAGCATCCATGACAGTCACAGTGCTTACTCTTCTATCCAAACCACCTTTCCCTGCCAGTACCTCAAATCCTTCAAATTGTTCCATTAAATTTTTAACCTTCATATCCATATTATCCACTCCCAAAATTATAGTTCCCATAAAATTATATAAAAAAACTTAAGACTTTTCAAAAAATCTTAAGTTTTTTGTTATGCTTCATATCTTCATTGTCAAGTATCCCAATCTCACCTGCAAGTTCATAGCTCATTGCATTGAAAAAATTTTTATCAACTACTTCTTTTTTCTCTTTGTCCTTCTCTTTCAATATCCTCACCTCATATATAGTTTTTGAACAATTTGTGATTACATACGAGGTAAATTAAGGAGACCATCAAGTCACATAAAAAACGCTATTTTGTTCCTTTTATTATTCTTATCTCAACATCTTGTTTTTCAACCTTGTTGTCAATTTCATCTTCCTTTTTTCCGAGTACACTTAATTTTTCATAAGTTTATTTATAGCCATCATATAAAACTTTATGGTTTGCGTCCATTTTATCTTCAAGTCTAACTATGGATACGTGACAAACAATGCAATCTGCTCCACCTTTATGCCCATTGCACCTGCAAACATCTTAATACTTTCTATATTTTGGACACTATGACAGCTAATAAGCCATTCAATGTTATTCTGATTTTTGTTTACGCTGATTATCTTTTTAAAATAGTCCCAGTCCACAGGAGAAAGTGAATGCCCAACAACGATTATCCGGCTCAAATTCGACAGTCCATCAAAGAACTCTTGATGGTTCTTTATAATATCCTTGCAGTTCTTTGTGGTTTCTTCATCGTACCAAGAAAGGTTTCGTGCCGCCGTATCAATCGCTGCTTCTACCATCTCGCGTTTCCGACTGTTTTTGTACTTCGGCAATCTGAAATCACCAACTAAATCATCGTCTCCTGCACCAGGAACATGGCCAATTATCAACTTATCCTTCGGGTGGTATTTCTCTTTTCGTCTGCAACCATGAATATAACAAACATTCTCTTTTTCTACGCCATACAGATCTTCTATGAATTCCGTATAGTTAAAGTTAAGCGTTTTGGAATTACGAATTACTCCATTGAGCGGTGTGTAAGCCATATCCGGCACTTTCAATGATTCTACCCACATACGAAATCTTTGAGGCAAATCATTAATTATCGTTTGCACAGGTCCAGTCGCTGTATCGACAGCTGCAAAAAAATCTGCCGCCTGTGCATTCGAGTCATAAGCGTCGAAGTCGTCAAGCCACATATCAACAACACCAAACATGGCATCACTATTGATATAAGCTAAAGCATCCTCAAAATCAGCCCACAAATCTTCAACATTCAGGTAGGTTTCAAGAGCAAAACGCAATGAATTGTTTTTCCCAAGCGTATCTCTGAAATTGTAATAGCTGGACTTGACACCATGCATCAAATCAAAGCCATTGCCTATGATATTAAGTGTGGCTAATGGGTCACCTGTTGGGAAGTTATCCATGCTTACGATCTTGTATGGTTCAGCGGTTAATACCTGTTTGAAAAGTTTAGCTTGTTCTCCAGCAGTAAAGAAAGGAGCGCCGCAATCTTCACATATTCTTAGGTATTCTTCTGCCAAGTGCATCACCTCCATTTGTATTTTAAATGTTTTTGCCTACTGGCACAAAACATAAACTTTCTCAAAACATCACGGACTATTTCCTTCACCCCATTCTTCGCCTTCCAACCTAATGTTCTATAGGCTTTATAAGAATATCATTTCTTGATATTCTAATTTTTTCAAAGTGAGAATGCAGCCTTTCAAAGAACTTATTTTGGATTTTAACAATTATAAAAACTGGCTGTTCTTCATCAGATAATTGATTAATTTCATCTCTACTTTTATATTTATAAAAATCTCTGAAATAATCTAATTTTACATAGAAAACATTTGTGCATTTATTAGTTTCATGGAAATAACGATATTCAAAATATGTATTATAAAGTCCAAAAAGACAGAAACAACGTAAATCCATAATATCACTACTACTAAGGTAAGTTATTTCATTATCTCTTACAATTTCATTGTTTTTTCTTAGCTATTTTAGATATGAATAATTCGAAATATCTACTGTAGGATAAGAACTGTATACACCTTCAAGTAAGTCAACACACCCAACCTCTTCCTAAAATATACTATAATCACAATAAACAGGCGGTACCAGGTACCTTTGCGGCTCAAAGAACAATTGTTGATAAATAATAGGTATAAATCTAAAATTGTAGAGAATAAGGATGATAAGCAATTAGTCAATTTATCAGATTTTTGTCTTCTTTTATTCATCTTTTTCTTTCTTTTTTTCATTTCTCTCAACACATGTATATTAATCATTGGCACTTTAACCGGTGGATTTATTCCATTATTACTTTAAAACTCCACCCTAATTTTTTAGAAATTTTCCATAATTGTTCCACTGTTGGATTATATTCTCCACTTCCCTTATCCATATCATCACCCCCATGAAACAATTATACAATAACCGAACATATGTTTCAAGTAAAAAATAATTTGCTTTATACTTTTTATAGTGTTATAATATTCACATAGTTTGTTATTTATTTAACCATTTATTTGTTTAAACATAGCTAGAGGAGGATTTATTTATGTATAAAGAAAATTTTAAATATATAGAGGCAAAGAAAATAACTTTGATTGTATCTTTAATTGTCGTATCTTTAATTTTTATATTGAGTCATTAGGAGATCGTATTCCTGATGGGTGTTTATTTAACAATTAAGGGACAGAAACCTGTCCCTTTCCCCTAAAAGTATTTATTTTTTCAAAAGTCTCTTCATTATGATTCTCATTTCTTTTATTTTAAATATCGAACAAAGTATAAAGTATATTCCTACTCCTACAGCTACAGACAATATGAGTATTAGTAGCTCTACTATAAACATATTTGGAAGAAGTCCAGTGAGTCCAAAATATACTAGGTAAACTGCTAGTCCCATAACTATAGAAGCTGCAAGAGTCTTTAAAAAGCATACTAAATACTTTTTTAGTCCTATCTTGCCTAATTTTTTTCTAAGATCTATAAATAAAAGTATAGTGGTTATAGTGGCTGAAATACTTGTAGCCAATGCAAGACCTGCATGTCCCATATATCCTATCAATGCATAATTAAGTGCTACATTTATTCCTACAGCTATCATTCCATTTATCATAGGTGTTGTAGTGTCCTGAACTGAATAAAAGACCTTGTTGAGCATAAGTCTTAAGGAAGAACCTACAAGACCTAGAGAATAATATATAAGTGCCTGAGAAGTCATATAAGTTGCCACTTCATCAAAGGCTCCTCTTTGGAAAAATACTTTTATTGCTGGTTCTGCAAGTATGACTATGCCAATGGTAGCGGGAACAGTTATGATGAGAATTATATTTATACCTTCTCCCATGAGTTCCTTTCCTTCTCTTGTATCTCCCTTTGTAAATGCCTTTGAAAGCATTGGAAATATAACTGTTGTGATAGCCATGACAAATACTGTAATGATGAGATCATTTACACGAGATGCATAATTTAGTGCCGAAATACTTCCTTCTTGCAAACCAGAAGCTAGAGTTCTATCTATGATGACATTTATTTGCTGAACTGCAGAACCTATAAGTACTGGACCTGTCAGTGTAAGGGCCTTGTTTAGGTATTTATCTTTTAAATCCATGGAAAGCCCATAGCTATATCCCATCTTTTTCGTAGCAGGTACTTGAATGAGCCACTGAAGTGCAGCCGCTACAATACTTGTAACCATAAGCCCTGTTACGCCAAATTTTTTACTTATAGTGAAAAGATATATTATATACACTAAGTTGAAAGGGATACCTGATATAGCTGGAGGTCCAAATATTTCACTGCTCTCAAGAAGTCCTTGATATACATAAGTAAATCCCATGAATATGATGATGGGAAGTCCAATTCTATTTAATTTTACAGCTAATTTATATTGTTCTCCTGTAAATCCCTTTGCCAATATTTTCACTACCAAGGGAGAAGCAAAGTATCCCACAACTACCAATAAAATAGTTATTAAAAACACTACATTAAATACATTGTTCATGTATTTTAATTTTTCTTCTTTGCCTTTTCTCTCTTCAATCTCAGAAAATATGGGAATAAGGGTGGTTTTAAGAGCTGCTCCAATTGTAGTCATGACTATGACTGTGGCTGTCATAGCTACAAAATAGGTGTCTGTTTCATATCCAGAACCAAATTTAGAAGCAATGAGTACTTCTCTTAAAAACCCTAAAAATTTGCTGAAAAGCGTCACTCCTGCAATCATTGCGGCAGATTGAGCTGCTCTTTTTTTGCTACTATTCAAGTATAAGACCCCCCGATGTAATAATATGGTCTAATATATTATAATTGAAAATTTTGACGTTTTCAATGGGATTTTGTAGAACTCAATTGGTATTTAGGAATTTTCCCAATAAACAACCATCTTATATTTAAACTTCCCAATAAAAGAACCAACAAATAGGTGAAAATTATTCCAAGTCCTACTATTAGTACTAATGAACTAAGTCTACTATAGCCAATGACACTAGAAAAATTCCCCACAAGTTTCAGTTTTAGTTCTTCTAAAACCAGTGGATGAGAAAAATATACTCCAAAAGAATAGGTTCCAAAGTTTTTTAAATATCTTTGGAAAAAATTGCCCTTCTTGGCTATTTTTCTTGTTATATATATGAGCATAGCCATGGTGAAAAAGGCATATATCATAGTATGTGGCCTTATGGAACCAAATTTCCCGTAAAAATTTCTGCCTTCATTTATATATATATTGAAATAGACTTGTCCTAGATAAAATGTTGAAACCAATATGTAAATAATGCTTATACCCTTTATATGTTTTTCTATATAGTCTACAAAATTTTCATAATGAAGACCAATGAGCCCTCCAGTCATGAAGTATGAGGACCAACCAAACACAGTTTTCCAATAGTATCTATTGAACAATTTCATAAATCCTTCTGCATTAGGATTTCTAAAATAGTATTCATAAATAAGTATAGCCCCTTGGATTAAGGCAAATATGAAAAACACTTGAATTGGTTTTTCTTTCATAGGCTCTATGAGGTATTTAAGTATTAGTGGTACCAGTATATAAAACTGAAATATTAAAAATATAAAATATAGATGGGAATAGTTTTCTCCCAATAGAATTCCTCTTAAAAATTTAGGCATTTCCCCTTTTAAAGGTATATTGTTTACATAATGAGCATATAAAAAATAAATTGCTGACCAAATTGTATAGGGTAGAAATATGTACTTGAGTTTTTTCTTGTAGAATCTCTTCGTATCAAATTCATCAAAGGATCTATAGTTGTAAAACAGTACTAAGCCAGATATCATCATAAATACTGGACTTCCAAATCTAAAAAATTGGTTTAAAAATACTCCTACATACATGGCTCTTGAGCCATATTCTGAAAGTACTGCAAAGCTTCCTGTAGCATGAATAATGAGAATACCCAAGGCAGCCAATCCTCTTATATAATAGAGTTCCTCTATTTCCTTTCTTCTTGCCATAGTTAACACTCCTTTATACTATAGAAGGTGCTACTTAAAGCAGCACCTTTCATTTCTTCCTTTGTCTCTATAGAGTTCTTTGTCCGCAACTCTAAAAAGCTCGTCTATATTGGTACCATCTTCTGGATAAAGGCTCATTCCAAGACTCACAGAGGGCTTAATTATTTTGCCTTCTACAACTACAGAAGAATTTAAACTATTCAATATTCTCTGAGATAACTTTCTCATATCTTTTCTTTCCTTTATATTGGGAACGAAAATCAAAAATTCATCTCCTCCATACCTTCCAACTAAATCTCCATCTCTAGTTATTCTATTTAGTCTTTCTCCTGTAATCCTTAAAACCTCATCTCCAAAATAATGACCATATGTGTCATTTATCTCTTTAAATTTATCTACATCCAGTACTGTAAAGACACCTCTGAAATCAGTTTCTCTATTTTTTTCTATAAGCTCTTCTACTTCTTCAAAAAAGACTCTTCTATTGTATACATTGGTCAATTGATCATAATCTGCTAAATTTTTGATTATCTCTTGAGTTTCTTCTAATCTTTGAATATAGCTTTTTAACTCTTCTACTCTGATGTACTGACCAGTCACATCTACAAATTCCATTAGAATGTGATTTTCATCATTTACCGAAATGGTACTCAATTTTAAATTTTGTCTTAAATTGCAATTTCCATATCTTTTTATATCCACAAATTTTTTATGCAGTGCAGCTGAAAAAAAGTATTTTTGGTTGCTTTTAAGCATATATTTAAATATATCAAGGAAAATTTTCTCTTTAAATTTAGGAAGTACTTCGCAAATGTATTTTTCTTCTACCTCATCTCTAGATAAATCCGTAATGTTTTCCATATATTTGTTCCAAAAAACTATATTTAAATCTTTATCTAGTACAACTATACCTTCATCTACTCCATCTAACACTTTTAGATAATCTTCCATAGCAAATTACAATCCTTTCTCCACTTCATCTAATTTGTCCATCAAATCCCTCATAGAATCTATCGTGAAAGTAACTATAAGGGCTCCATTTACTTGAGTTCCGCCTATCTTGAAATTTACAAACAAAATAAGTATATTAGCTTTTTTCTTTTTTTTGAGTACTTCTTGAACCTCTATGGTATCAAACAATTTTACCTCAGGCATAGAATAGTCTATAGCCATATTCAAAAAATTTCCAAGGCCTCCTATGACTGCATTAAGTATTATATTCCCCAATTCTTTTATTACATCAAAATCTGTATCTGTAAAAGTTTCTAAATCAAAGCATTCTTCTCCTGTACAAAGAGAAGTCAATTCTTTTATATGGTTTGCCGGGAAAATGAGTTCAGCTTTGCCATTCAGTTCATTTTCAAATTTTATGCTAGATACCATAAGAGCACCTTTTAAAAGATTGGGACAATCTGTATGTGTAAAATCTGTTTCCCCATCTAAAATTCTTAATTTGGGTACTTTTAATTCGATTTTTTTATTTACCATTTCAGATAAAAGACTTGCGGCTTGTCCCACATTGATATTTATTATTTCTTTTAAAATATCCTCTTTTATACCAATTTTATCCATATCTACATCCCCACTATATTTAAAATTTCTTCTATTTTTGCCTTGTTTATAGGTTTATTTACAAAGGCAAGAGCTCCCAAGTCATAAGCTTCTTGTTTTACTTTTTCCTGCACATCAGCTGATACTACAACCATTTTTGCATCCTCATCTATATCCTTTATTTCTTTTAAAAGCTCCATACCTGTCATATTGGGCATGAGCAAATCTACAATGGTTAAATCTGGATGTATTTCACTATATTTTTGAAGACCTTCTTTTCCATCATTAGCACAGTATATTTCTAAATCTGGTATTACTTCCTTAAAAAGATTTCCTTCTACTTTTTGAGTAAATTTAGAATCATCAACTATAAGCAATTTCAACCTTTTTTCCTCCTTCATCCCCTGTTCCCTATACATTATATACTCTATGTCAAGGGTACTCAACAATATTTTAATAAAGTTCTCTTCTCATACCTCTTGCAAATGAATTGTATTTGGTACTAAAAGTATAAGGTCCTTCTTTTAAATAAGATTTATCTAATTCTATAGTCATTGTTTTATATGTCAATACCTGTGGTAGAATACTTCCCTCTTTTGGTGGAACTATGTTTAAATATATGATTACATCCTTGTCATTTTGTACCACTACATCATCTACCCCCATAGAATAGCCTGGAGTAGGAAAACATTCTACTATATTCACTTCATAATATTTATCATTTTCATCTAATATAATCCCCTCTGTGGCACCACTATAAACCTGATCTACATTTTTCACTTTAAAGGGTATACTTTCCCTCTTCATATTCTCCAATACTCCTTTCAATCTTTCCAATACAATTTTAGACTCTTCTCTGGTTAATTGCCCCTTTGGATCAAAGATATTTTTATTTCTTCCTTTTAATATATTGTTTTTATAAAGTACCCCTATATACATTTTTTCTTCTTCTTTAAGGGTTGATATGTCTTTAAAGGGAAGAGTGCTCTCTTTAAAGTCAATTATCTTCTCGTCTATAAGAATTTTACCAACTACTGTAGCCATTTCACTTCTAGTTAAATTTCCCTTTGAATTTTTATCAATTTTTGAATAGCCATATTGGCTTAACAAGGTGTCAAAAGAAGCTAAAAATTCTTTCTTTGCAATGGGTTCACATCCCTCAGCATACGCCTGAAGGCCAATAGTCAAAAGAAAGACTAGTATCAGCACCGCTAAAAGAACCCTTTTCATAAAAACACCTCCTCTTAATATAAATATACCCTAAAGGATAAAATTATTCGCACTTTTCTACTTGAAATTCTTTTATTAAGCTTTCTAATTTATTTGCCATATCTTTCAATTGTTCTGTCATTTCAGCTATTTCTTCTATAGTTGCCGTTTGCTCTTCTATGGAAGCAGATACTTCTTCTGTAGCTGCTGAAGATTCCTCAGCTATAGATGTTATAGATTCAATAGAAGCTACAACTTCTTCTTTTTCTTTGCCTACTCCTGTGATTATATTGGCTAATTCATCTATTTGCCCAAGAGTATCTTCTGTGATTTCATTTATTTTTTCAAAAGAGGATATAGTTTCCTCAACTACTTCATTGGATTTTCCAAGAGTTGTATTGGCTACATCCATTTGTTCTTTAGTCATTTGAATTTCATCAATTATTTCTTCTATAATCTTGTCTACTTCAGAAGTACTTTGATGAGTTTCTTCTGCAAGTTTTCTTATTTCCTCTGCTACTACTGCAAATCCTCTTCCTGCATCTCCGGCACGAGCTGCTTCTATAGCTGCATTAAGTGCAAGTAAATTGGTTTGTTCAGCTATATCATTTACAGTATTTACAATGTCTTTTATGGAATTTGAACTTTCTGAAAGTGAAAATACCTTTTTAGCTATTTCAGAAATCATTTTGTTGTTTTCATCTATGGTTTCTCTTAAGTCTTTGAGTACTTCTACATTTTCACTATTTGCTCTTGAAGTTTGTATTGCATGTTCTTCTAGTACTTTGGAGCCTTCTATGGCCTGTTCAAAGTCTTCAGATAGTCTATTTAATTTTTCAAATCCATTTGAAGACTCTTTTGCCTGCTCACCAGCCCCTTCTGCCAATTCACCTACTGCTTTTGCTACTTCTTCTATGGATACAGAAGTTTCATTGGAATTTTCAGAAATATGCTGAGAATACTTGAGAAGCTCCGTAGATGAATTGTATATATTGTTTATGACTCTTTCTAAATTTCTTCTCATATTGTCAAGTTCTGTAGCCATGATTCCTAGTTCTGTTTTGTTTTTAGATAGTATCTCATAGTTTTCATCTTTTCTCAAATCTAAATTAGAAATCTTCAAAACCAAATCCTTTAGCTTATTTAATGGATTCAATACATTTTTCTTGATAAATGCAGTCATAATCCCCAAAGCCATAATAGCCACTACAATTCCAACAATTACAGTTTTTATGATATTGTCTTTTACAGCTTTTTTCACATTGTCCACAGAAAGACAAATATTTGTAGCTCCTGAAAATCCTCCTGAAGAACTTTCATTTGGAACATACACATTATATACTTCTTTTTTCAAATCTTTATCCCATTCCAAGGTAGCATAAGTTTTCCCTTTTTCTAAGCTTTCTTTTGAAGCACTGGAAAGTACTAAATTTTTTGTCCCATTTCCTCTATTATCTACAATAGTATTGTATCCCTTGTCCATAATGACTATATGATATATTTTTTTGTCTTCAGCTATTTCTTTTACAATGTCTTCCACATTTAAATTTTTCTTCATCGAAATAATTTCATCTGCGAACATACCGATTTGTACAGCTCCACCTTCTATTTTTCTTCCGCCATATTTGTACATTTTGTCATTAGTAGTACTCTTTCTTGCTTTCTCTATTATACTATCTGCATGACCTATGAGTATTTTCCTCATAGAATGTTTCTCTGGATAGACATATCCAATATTTTCTGGCAAATTTGAATAAACTATTACTCCACTTTTATCTACTATATTTATTTCAGCTATTCCAATAGCCTCTGCCAATTCTTCTA from Sporanaerobacter acetigenes DSM 13106 carries:
- a CDS encoding methyl-accepting chemotaxis protein, with amino-acid sequence MDKLQKSSIGRKIAIVVLISLVASIALTTYFSVKDAKKALYNELDESALQIANILAREIDTLNKAEGDMDTILEDYINDIAFLIGNKEYFSNEELEELAEAIGIAEINIVDKSGVIVYSNLPENIGYVYPEKHSMRKILIGHADSIIEKARKSTTNDKMYKYGGRKIEGGAVQIGMFADEIISMKKNLNVEDIVKEIAEDKKIYHIVIMDKGYNTIVDNRGNGTKNLVLSSASKESLEKGKTYATLEWDKDLKKEVYNVYVPNESSSGGFSGATNICLSVDNVKKAVKDNIIKTVIVGIVVAIMALGIMTAFIKKNVLNPLNKLKDLVLKISNLDLRKDENYEILSKNKTELGIMATELDNMRRNLERVINNIYNSSTELLKYSQHISENSNETSVSIEEVAKAVGELAEGAGEQAKESSNGFEKLNRLSEDFEQAIEGSKVLEEHAIQTSRANSENVEVLKDLRETIDENNKMISEIAKKVFSLSESSNSIKDIVNTVNDIAEQTNLLALNAAIEAARAGDAGRGFAVVAEEIRKLAEETHQSTSEVDKIIEEIIDEIQMTKEQMDVANTTLGKSNEVVEETISSFEKINEITEDTLGQIDELANIITGVGKEKEEVVASIESITSIAEESSAATEEVSASIEEQTATIEEIAEMTEQLKDMANKLESLIKEFQVEKCE